A stretch of Lepisosteus oculatus isolate fLepOcu1 chromosome 11, fLepOcu1.hap2, whole genome shotgun sequence DNA encodes these proteins:
- the lect2.1 gene encoding leukocyte cell-derived chemotaxin-2 encodes MRTAIILTVILSSVLFDEHLRAEGIEDTFGALCSGNPGNTKRGCDRYGCGNYGASRNGYHNLGLDITCADGATVYAPFDIRLNAHVRPYGNGNKIDDGIQFTGQGLCVKLFYVKPDKIKGRVKKGERIGIMLPMQGVYPGITSHVHVEMCDRSDPTEYF; translated from the exons ATGAGGACAGCAATTATTCTGACTGTCATTTTGTCATCTG TGCTTTTTGATGAACACCTCAGGGCAGAAG GCATTGAGGACACATTTGGGGCTCTGTGTAGTGGAAATCCAGGCAATACTAAAAGGGGTTGTGACAGATATGGTTGTGGAAACTATGGAGCTAGCCG AAATGGTTATCACAACTTAGGTCTTGATATTACATGTGCTGATGGTGCCACTGTTTATGCCCCATTTGATATCCGACTTAATGCCCATGTCAGGCCTTATGGTAATGGAAATAAAATAGATGATGGAATTCAGTTCACAGGACAAG GTCTCTGTGTGAAGCTCTTCTATGTCAAGCCAGATAAGATCAAAGGACGGGtgaagaaaggagaaagaaTTGGAATCATGCTACCCATGCAGGGGGTCTATCCTGGAATTACTTCTCATGTTCATGTTGAGATGTGTGATCGATCTGATCCGACTGAATATTTCTAA